A genome region from Hevea brasiliensis isolate MT/VB/25A 57/8 chromosome 9, ASM3005281v1, whole genome shotgun sequence includes the following:
- the LOC110672437 gene encoding tRNA (guanine(26)-N(2))-dimethyltransferase 2 — protein MNLTVTRTLKLQKDLSSINTLSLSLLKFLSSISRKQKPQDKHKRESAEEEAETHKSNLLLLHENREILTMDLDDYTIIKEGEAEILMHNKNKVFFNNAQVHNRDLSIAVLRTFISKRKEEHEARMSRRTKSIQKVSEKDTSGSPVEEAFNKPAFNNEKANGEYEEKVSEKDASGSATEEVSNEPALDDKKLDGECDVPEEITKDEPGSISVEPMKTTECKVRQELEPPTVLEALSASGLRALRYAREVEGIGQVVALDNDQASVEACRRNIKFNGSVAISKVESHLADARVYMLTHPKEFDVVDLDPYGSPSIFLDSAVQSVADGGLLMCTATDMAVLCGGNGEVCYSKYGSYPLRGKYCHEMALRILLASIESHANRYKRYIVPVLSVQIDFYIRVFVRIYTSASAMKNTPLKLSYVYQCIGCDSFHLQPIGRTIAKNNSVRYLPGFGPAVPQECSHCGKKFNMGGPIWSAPIHDQEWVISILGGVKCMKDRYPAYDHISAVLTTISEELPDVPLFLSLHNLCATLKCTSPQAVIFRSAVINAGYRISGTHVNPLGLKSDAPMDVIWDIMRCWVKIHPVKAQLPDQPGSVILAKEPVLQANFARAVASLSKAQAKKVARFLPNPERHWGPKIRAGRQITSKHVSLLGPEAVNGHLNHENSEDPEAKRQKMEDMGAPVSIS, from the exons ATGAACTTGACAGTTACACGAACCCTGAAACTGCAAAAAGATCTCTCCTCAATAAATACTCTGAGCCTATCATTGCTAAAGTTTCTATCTTCAATTTCTAGGAAGCAGAAACCTCAAGACAAGCATAAGAGAGAATCTGCTGAAGAAGAAGCAGAGACCCACAAGAGTAATCTTTTGTTGCTGCATGAAAacagagaaatattgactatggATCTCGATGACTATACCATTATCAAGGAAGGAGAGGCTGAGATTCTCATGCATAACAAAAATAAAGTGTTTTTCAACAACGCCCAG GTTCACAACAGAGACTTATCGATTGCTGTCCTAAGGACATTTATATCTAAACGCAAAGAGGAACATGAAGCAAGGATGTCCAGAAGAACAAAATCAATACAAAAGGTATCAGAGAAAGACACTTCTGGATCTCCTGTTGAAGAAGCATTTAATAAGCCTGCTTTCAATAACGAAAAAGCAAATGGAGAATATGAAGAAAAGGTATCTGAGAAAGATGCTTCAGGATCTGCTACTGAAGAGGTCTCTAATGAACCTGCTTTGGATGATAAAAAATTAGACGGAGAATGTGATGTGCCAGAAGAGATAACAAAGGACGAACCTGGTAGCATATCAGTAGAACCAATGAAGACCACAGAGTGCAAAGTTCGACAGGAGCTGGAGCCCCCAACAGTTCTTGAG GCACTGTCAGCTTCTGGGTTGAGAGCCCTAAGATATGCTCGTGAGGTTGAAGGGATTGGTCAAGTTGTGGCCTTGGACAATGATCAAG cgTCGGTTGAAGCTTGCAGAAGAAACATAAAGTTTAATGGTTCAGTTGCAATTTCAAAGGTGGAATCACATCTTGCTGATGCTCGTGTATATATGCTCACGCACCCAAAAGAATTTGATGTG GTTGATCTTGATCCCTATGGATCACCTTCGATATTCTTGGACTCTGCAGTTCAATCTGTTGCTGATGGTGGCTTGTTGATGTGTACAGCAACCGATATGGCAGTGCTTTGTGGAGGTAATGGCGAGGTTTGCTATTCCAA GTATGGCTCTTATCCATTGAGAGGGAAATATTGCCATGAAATGGCTTTGAGGATCCTTCTTGCCAGCATAGAG AGCCATGCAAATCGCTACAAGCGTTACATTGTCCCTGTGCTATCTGTCCAAATAGACTTCTACATTCGAGTTTTTGTTCGTATATACAC CTCTGCAAGTGCAATGAAAAACACTCCTCTTAAGCTTTCCTATGTTTATCAATGCATTGGTTGTGATTCTTTTCATCTACAGCCTATTGGGAGGACAATCGCCAAG aaCAACAGTGTAAGGTATCTGCCTGGGTTTGGTCCTGCTGTTCCTCAAGAATGCAGTCACTGTGGGAAGAAATTTAACATGGGTGGACCTATATGGTCTGCTCCCATTCATGATCAAGAATGGGTGATTTCCATACTAGGAGGTGTAAAATGCATGAAGGACCGGTATCCTGCTTATGATCACATCTCTGCAGTATTGACGACAATATCTGAG GAATTGCCTGATGTTCCGCTCTTTTTGAGTCTGCACAACCTTTGCGCAACACTAAAATGCACTTCCCCACAAGCAGTAATCTTCCGTTCTGCTGTGATCAATGCAGGATATCGCATCTCTGGAACACATGTAAATCCACTGGGGCTAAAATCAGATGCTCCCATGGATGTCATTTGGGATATAATGAGATGCTGG GTGAAAATTCATCCTGTGAAAGCTCAACTGCCTGATCAACCAGGAAGTGTGATACTTGCCAAAGAACCAGTTCTTCAA GCAAATTTTGCTCGAGCTGTTGCATCTCTTAGCAAGGCACAAGCCAAGAAGGTTGCTCGCTTCCTTCCAAATCCTGAAAGGCATTGGGGGCCAAAAATTAGGGCAGGTCGTCAAATTACTAGCAAACACGTCTCTCTTTTGGGTCCTGAGGCGGTGAATGGCCATCTCAACCATGAAAACAGCGAAGACCCTGAAGCCAAGCGTCAAAAGATGGAGGATATGGGGGCTCCTGTGTCAATTTCATGA